GGGGTCGCCGGAGATGGCGCGGGCGATGGCCACGCGCTGCTGCTCGCCGCCGGAGAGCTCCTCGGCGAAGGAATCAGCCCGACCCTCAAGCTCCACGATGCGCAGAATGGAGTCTATGCGCCGCTGGCGCTCGTCTTTGGACAGGCGCCGGATCCGTAGCGCGATGTCCAGGTTCTCCACGGTGGTCCGCCGGGGCAGGAGGCGGAAGTCCTGAAACACCACGCCGATCCGCCGCCGCAACCCCGGCAGGTGTCGGGGTCTCAGGTGGTTCATGTCGTGCCCCAGGACCACGAGCTCGCCCTTGGTGGGGTGCTCCTCGCCGAAGAGGAGCTTGAGGAACGTCGTCTTGCCGGCACCGGAGGGACCGGTGAGGAAGGTGAACTCGCCCTTGGGAAGTTCTAGGTTGACATCGTGGAGAGCCAGGACGCCGCGGGGGTAGAGCTTGGCGACGTGCTGGAAACTGGCGACGTGGACCACGGGGTTCCTCTGCGCTAACTTTATGTCAGTCTTAAAGTTGAGGTGATTATAGTCCAGGGCGTGTCGGAGGTCAATCAATATGGGGCGTCCCGGAGGGGCGCCCCGCGTGGAACCGTGTGTATCGAACGCTATGTCGCCGAGCCACCGAAGTGACTGAACAACGGACCCGGCAACTCCCGGCGCACGCCGTCGAGGC
The DNA window shown above is from bacterium and carries:
- a CDS encoding ATP-binding cassette domain-containing protein codes for the protein MVHVASFQHVAKLYPRGVLALHDVNLELPKGEFTFLTGPSGAGKTTFLKLLFGEEHPTKGELVVLGHDMNHLRPRHLPGLRRRIGVVFQDFRLLPRRTTVENLDIALRIRRLSKDERQRRIDSILRIVELEGRADSFAEELSGGEQQRVAIARAISGDP